The genome window AAGCAATTTGATTGTTCAGTAGAAGGCTCAGTTGGCTTTTTTTGGGGTGCCAGTCATCAGCAGATCTATCGAGAGCTAACTCGACTAGAAGAGCAGGGATGGCTGCGCTCGGAAACTAT of Cyanobacteriota bacterium contains these proteins:
- a CDS encoding PadR family transcriptional regulator, with the translated sequence MALSHALLSLLLHQPSSGYDLAKQFDCSVEGSVGFFWGASHQQIYRELTRLEEQGWLRSET